The genome window CATTTTGAGGACGAAAAAATAAAAGTTGACCCAACCGACATCGGATTTGAAATAGATTTTAAGCAGTTCTTTAAATTTTATAAAGTTTTAAACGCTAAATTTCTTGCCGAGAAAATTGGAATGAACGCTACCCTACTTTCTCAATATGTTTCAGGAACTAAAAAACCATCAGCGAAACAGACCGAAAAAATTTTAAACGGAAT of Nonlabens sp. Ci31 contains these proteins:
- a CDS encoding helix-turn-helix domain-containing protein, which encodes MAKKKKITMTVEKTNTGFSAFSADYPIFTTGQSIPELINNTYEATELHFEDEKIKVDPTDIGFEIDFKQFFKFYKVLNAKFLAEKIGMNATLLSQYVSGTKKPSAKQTEKILNGIHQIGQELSGINLLQTA